A window of Natrinema versiforme contains these coding sequences:
- the glpA gene encoding anaerobic glycerol-3-phosphate dehydrogenase subunit GlpA — protein MARDTAVLVLGGGSTGCGIARDLAMRGLDVTLVERGNLTDGTTGRMHGLLHSGGRYAVSDQASATECIEENEILREIAGHCVEETGGLFVQRPEDSDDYFREKLEGCRECGIPARVLSGSEAREVEPYLADDVKRAIEVPDGAVDPFRLCVANAIDAENHGARVETHAEVIDLLRDGDDIYGVEVRHDSGPGKRTHATPGTTEEITADYVVNATGAWAGQIGAMADLEIEVRPSKGVMTIMNVRQVDTVINRCRPKGDADIVVPHETTAILGTTDEEVSDPDDYPEAGWEVDQMIDTLSELVPILSEARTIRSFWGVRPLYEPPGTGTQDPTDITRDFFLLDHADRDGVSGMSSIVGGKFTTYRAMAEEISDHVCEQLGVNATCATADEPLPGSENIETLEAGMDDFGLRSPVARRSKQRLGSRANEVLETEEPNPVICQCEGVTRAEIRDAISQSGSDLNAVRIRTRASMGNCQGGFCCQNMANELHPTHDEETACEALDELFQERWKGERHALWGEQLSQAMLNYALHATTMNRDRDPASASENVDFAAFDGGRTEGDRVDGPRGAR, from the coding sequence ATGGCACGCGATACTGCGGTCCTCGTCCTCGGCGGTGGCTCGACCGGGTGTGGCATCGCCCGTGATCTGGCGATGCGCGGTCTCGACGTCACGCTCGTCGAGCGGGGCAACCTCACCGACGGGACGACCGGGCGGATGCACGGCCTGCTCCACAGCGGCGGCCGCTACGCCGTCTCCGATCAGGCCAGCGCGACGGAGTGTATCGAGGAAAACGAGATCCTCCGGGAGATCGCCGGCCACTGCGTCGAGGAGACCGGCGGCCTGTTCGTCCAGCGCCCCGAGGACTCGGACGACTACTTCCGTGAGAAACTCGAGGGCTGTCGCGAGTGCGGGATCCCCGCCCGCGTGCTCTCTGGCTCGGAAGCCCGCGAGGTCGAACCGTACCTCGCGGACGACGTCAAACGGGCGATCGAGGTCCCCGACGGCGCGGTCGATCCGTTCCGGCTCTGCGTGGCGAACGCGATCGACGCCGAGAACCACGGGGCGCGCGTCGAGACCCACGCCGAAGTGATCGACCTGCTGCGCGACGGCGACGACATCTACGGGGTCGAGGTGCGCCACGACTCGGGTCCGGGCAAGCGCACGCACGCCACCCCCGGAACCACGGAGGAGATCACCGCCGACTACGTCGTCAACGCGACGGGCGCGTGGGCGGGTCAGATCGGCGCGATGGCCGACCTCGAGATCGAGGTCCGGCCCTCGAAGGGCGTCATGACGATCATGAACGTCCGGCAGGTCGACACCGTGATCAACCGCTGCCGGCCGAAAGGTGACGCCGACATCGTCGTCCCCCACGAGACGACGGCCATCCTCGGGACGACCGACGAGGAGGTCTCGGACCCGGACGACTACCCCGAGGCGGGATGGGAGGTCGACCAGATGATCGACACGCTCTCGGAACTGGTGCCGATCCTCTCGGAAGCGCGAACCATCCGCTCGTTCTGGGGCGTGCGCCCGCTGTACGAGCCGCCGGGAACCGGCACGCAGGACCCGACCGACATCACGCGGGACTTCTTCCTGCTCGATCACGCCGACCGCGACGGCGTCTCGGGGATGTCCAGCATCGTCGGCGGCAAGTTCACCACCTACCGGGCGATGGCCGAGGAAATCTCGGACCACGTCTGCGAGCAGTTGGGCGTGAACGCGACCTGCGCGACCGCCGACGAGCCCCTTCCCGGCAGCGAGAATATCGAGACCCTCGAGGCCGGGATGGACGACTTCGGGCTGCGCTCGCCGGTGGCCCGCCGGAGCAAGCAGCGACTCGGCAGCCGAGCGAACGAGGTGCTCGAGACCGAGGAGCCGAATCCGGTGATCTGCCAGTGTGAGGGGGTGACTCGGGCGGAGATCCGAGATGCGATCTCGCAGTCCGGGTCGGACCTGAACGCGGTCCGCATCCGAACGCGGGCCTCGATGGGGAACTGTCAGGGCGGCTTTTGCTGTCAGAACATGGCGAACGAACTCCACCCGACACACGACGAAGAGACCGCCTGCGAGGCGCTGGACGAACTGTTTCAGGAGCGCTGGAAGGGCGAACGCCACGCCCTGTGGGGCGAACAGCTCTCGCAGGCGATGCTCAACTACGCGCTGCACGCGACGACGATGAACCGGGATCGCGACCCCGCGAGCGCGAGCGAGAACGTCGATTTCGCGGCCTTCGACGGCGGCCGAACCGAGGGGGACCGGGTCGACGGCCCCCGGGGGGCCCGCTGA
- the glpK gene encoding glycerol kinase GlpK, with product MTANTYVGAVDQGTTGTRFIVFDHEGQVVANAYEKHEQIYPEPGWVEHDPIEIWENTKDVIRQALGQAGISPDQLEAIGVTNQRETTLLWDADSGRPVHNAIVWQDRRTTDRVEQLEEDDLVETIRDKTGLEADAYFSATKAEWLLDNADPIKLERSRPEDIRDRAEKGEVLFGTIDSWLIYNLTGEHITEVTNASRTMLYNIHDLEWDDDLLAEFDIPREMLPEVRPSSDDETYGTTDPEGFLEAEVPVAGALGDQQAALFGQTCFDAGDAKNTYGTGSFFLMNTGNEAVESDHGLLTTIGFQRSGEEVQYALEGSIFITGAAIEWLEDMSLIDNPAQTAELARSVDSTDGVYVVPAFTGLGAPHWDQRARGTIVGMTRGTRKEHVVRATLESIAYQTRDVAEAMEADSGIEMRSLKVDGGAVKNNFLCQLQSDIIGSEIVRPVVDETTALGSAYAAGLAVDYWSDPDELRSNWQVDAEFEPKMDPETADKRYGRWSEAVERSRDWARDGEE from the coding sequence ATGACAGCCAATACCTACGTCGGTGCGGTAGACCAGGGAACGACAGGCACCCGCTTCATCGTGTTCGATCACGAGGGGCAGGTCGTCGCGAACGCCTACGAAAAGCACGAACAGATCTACCCGGAACCCGGCTGGGTCGAGCACGACCCGATTGAGATCTGGGAGAACACCAAAGACGTCATCCGACAGGCGCTCGGGCAGGCAGGGATCAGCCCCGACCAACTCGAGGCCATCGGCGTGACCAACCAGCGCGAGACGACGCTCCTGTGGGACGCCGACTCCGGGCGGCCGGTCCACAACGCCATCGTCTGGCAGGACCGGCGGACCACCGACCGCGTCGAACAACTCGAGGAAGACGACCTCGTCGAGACGATCCGCGACAAGACTGGTCTCGAGGCCGACGCCTACTTCTCGGCGACGAAAGCCGAGTGGCTGCTCGACAACGCCGATCCGATCAAACTCGAGCGCTCCCGGCCCGAGGACATCCGCGACCGCGCGGAGAAAGGCGAGGTGCTGTTCGGCACCATCGATTCGTGGCTGATCTACAACCTCACGGGCGAGCACATCACCGAGGTCACGAACGCCTCGCGGACGATGCTCTACAACATCCACGACCTCGAGTGGGACGACGACCTCCTCGCCGAGTTCGACATCCCCAGAGAGATGCTCCCCGAGGTCCGTCCCTCGAGCGACGACGAGACCTACGGGACGACCGATCCCGAGGGCTTCCTCGAGGCCGAGGTGCCCGTCGCGGGCGCGCTGGGCGACCAGCAGGCCGCCCTGTTCGGCCAGACCTGTTTCGATGCCGGCGACGCGAAGAACACCTACGGCACCGGCTCCTTTTTCCTGATGAACACCGGCAACGAGGCCGTCGAGTCCGATCACGGCCTCCTGACGACCATCGGCTTCCAGCGCTCGGGCGAGGAGGTCCAGTACGCCCTCGAGGGCTCGATCTTCATCACCGGCGCGGCGATCGAGTGGCTCGAGGACATGTCGCTGATCGACAACCCCGCTCAGACGGCGGAACTGGCCCGCAGCGTCGACTCGACCGACGGCGTCTACGTCGTCCCCGCCTTCACCGGGCTGGGTGCGCCCCACTGGGACCAGCGCGCTCGCGGCACCATCGTCGGGATGACCCGCGGCACCCGGAAGGAACACGTCGTCCGCGCGACCCTCGAGTCGATCGCCTACCAGACCCGGGACGTGGCGGAGGCGATGGAGGCCGATTCCGGCATCGAGATGCGCTCGCTGAAGGTCGACGGCGGCGCGGTCAAGAACAACTTCCTCTGTCAGCTCCAGTCGGACATCATCGGCTCGGAGATCGTCCGCCCAGTCGTCGACGAGACGACGGCGCTGGGGTCGGCCTACGCGGCCGGCCTCGCCGTCGACTACTGGAGCGATCCCGACGAGTTGCGGAGCAACTGGCAGGTCGACGCGGAGTTCGAACCGAAGATGGACCCCGAGACGGCGGACAAGCGCTACGGCCGCTGGAGCGAGGCCGTCGAACGATCGCGCGACTGGGCGCGGGACGGTGAGGAGTAA
- a CDS encoding response regulator produces MECRPSPANDAQILLIEDNPGDVRLLEEAFRDGQINNQLHTTTDGQAALDFIHRQDEYTDAPRPDIVLLDLNLPRVDGEDVLHEIKHHPELDDVPVIVLSGMDENIIESRDLDHDADEDAVIEKPINPDEFLDVVREFADFKLSIVRTDQ; encoded by the coding sequence ATGGAATGCCGCCCGTCACCCGCGAATGATGCGCAAATATTACTGATTGAAGACAATCCAGGGGATGTGCGTCTTCTCGAAGAAGCCTTCCGTGACGGCCAGATTAACAACCAGCTGCATACCACTACCGATGGCCAAGCAGCACTGGACTTCATTCATCGCCAAGACGAATACACGGACGCCCCGCGTCCGGACATTGTCTTATTAGACCTCAACTTACCGCGCGTAGATGGAGAGGATGTCCTGCACGAGATCAAACATCATCCCGAACTGGACGACGTTCCCGTCATCGTTCTCTCCGGAATGGACGAAAACATCATCGAATCCCGCGATCTCGACCATGATGCAGACGAAGATGCAGTCATTGAAAAGCCGATCAATCCAGACGAATTTCTCGACGTGGTACGGGAGTTCGCAGATTTCAAACTGTCCATCGTTCGTACTGATCAGTAA
- a CDS encoding HAD-IIB family hydrolase gives MTADPPLVLDIDGTLTRPEGWGIDPRVFDPLREWDAPVVIATGKAFPYPVALCHFVGIPELVVAENGGVVYTGDDVFFTADREAARAVAEAYRAAGYDLGWGREDTVNRWRETEIAVNLDQPLEPLREIAADYGLEVIDTGYAYHVKDTDPTKGEGLETIADHVGIDLADCVAVGDSINDVSTFEAVGRSFAVANADERATAAADEVLEEVHADGTLAVLERVRGT, from the coding sequence ATGACCGCCGATCCGCCGCTCGTCCTCGACATCGACGGCACGCTGACCCGGCCCGAAGGCTGGGGCATCGATCCCCGCGTCTTCGACCCGCTGCGCGAGTGGGACGCGCCCGTCGTGATCGCGACCGGGAAGGCCTTCCCCTACCCCGTCGCCCTCTGTCACTTCGTCGGCATCCCCGAACTCGTCGTCGCCGAAAACGGCGGCGTCGTCTACACCGGCGACGACGTCTTCTTCACCGCCGACCGCGAGGCCGCCCGCGCCGTCGCCGAGGCCTACCGGGCCGCCGGCTACGACCTCGGCTGGGGCCGAGAGGACACCGTCAACCGCTGGCGGGAAACCGAGATCGCGGTCAACTTGGACCAACCCCTCGAGCCGCTGCGCGAAATCGCCGCCGACTACGGCCTCGAGGTGATCGACACCGGCTACGCCTACCACGTCAAGGACACCGATCCGACCAAGGGCGAGGGGCTCGAGACGATCGCCGATCACGTCGGGATCGACCTCGCGGACTGCGTCGCCGTCGGCGACTCGATCAACGACGTCTCGACGTTCGAGGCCGTGGGACGGAGTTTCGCCGTCGCGAACGCCGACGAGCGGGCGACGGCGGCCGCCGATGAGGTGCTCGAGGAGGTCCACGCGGACGGCACGCTCGCGGTGCTCGAGCGGGTTCGCGGGACGTAG
- the twy1 gene encoding 4-demethylwyosine synthase TYW1 produces MSDSANPGADGASADTGDDAESDGGGPAQVSSPDYHSENHTAAQTCGWTANAMRGEGKCYKNIFYGIESHRCIQMTPVVRCNERCVFCWRDHQGHSYEMDDVAWDDPEAVVDASIKLQKKLLSGFGGNEEVPRDVFEQAMEPRHVAISLDGEPTLYPYLPELIEAFHDRDITTFLVSNGTRPEMLRDCDPTQLYVSVDAPERHTFDQVVGAMEDDAWANLLETMDVLAEKDETRTVLRTTLVKGENMHSPDWYAGFYQQADPDYIELKAYMHVGHSQGRLDRSAMPDHEEVVEFAEDVGEYMPEFDEVKGVPASRVALLSKTKDTWVPKLQKGSEFWERDPVTGD; encoded by the coding sequence ATGAGCGATTCCGCAAATCCCGGGGCCGACGGCGCGAGCGCCGACACAGGCGACGACGCCGAGAGCGACGGCGGCGGGCCGGCACAGGTCTCGAGCCCGGATTACCACAGCGAGAACCACACGGCCGCCCAGACCTGCGGCTGGACGGCGAACGCCATGCGCGGCGAGGGCAAGTGTTACAAGAACATCTTCTACGGTATCGAGTCCCACCGCTGCATCCAGATGACGCCGGTCGTCCGGTGTAACGAGCGCTGTGTCTTCTGCTGGCGCGATCACCAAGGCCACTCCTACGAGATGGATGATGTCGCGTGGGACGACCCCGAAGCGGTGGTCGACGCCTCGATCAAACTGCAGAAGAAGCTGCTCTCGGGTTTCGGCGGCAACGAGGAGGTCCCTCGAGACGTGTTCGAGCAAGCGATGGAACCCCGTCACGTCGCCATCTCGCTGGACGGCGAGCCGACGCTGTACCCCTACCTCCCCGAACTCATCGAGGCCTTCCACGACCGCGATATCACCACCTTCCTCGTCTCGAACGGCACCCGACCGGAGATGCTTCGGGACTGCGACCCCACGCAACTGTACGTCAGCGTCGACGCCCCCGAGCGCCACACCTTCGATCAGGTCGTCGGCGCGATGGAGGACGACGCGTGGGCGAACCTCCTCGAGACGATGGACGTCCTCGCGGAGAAAGACGAGACACGAACCGTGCTCCGGACGACGCTCGTCAAGGGCGAGAACATGCACAGTCCCGACTGGTACGCCGGCTTCTACCAGCAGGCCGATCCCGACTACATCGAGTTGAAGGCGTACATGCACGTCGGCCACTCGCAGGGCCGCCTCGACCGGTCCGCGATGCCCGACCACGAGGAAGTCGTCGAGTTCGCCGAAGATGTCGGGGAGTACATGCCCGAGTTCGACGAGGTCAAGGGAGTGCCCGCCTCCCGCGTCGCGCTCCTCTCGAAGACGAAAGACACGTGGGTGCCGAAACTCCAGAAGGGCAGCGAGTTCTGGGAACGGGACCCCGTTACCGGCGACTGA